The Streptomyces puniciscabiei genomic interval GGGGTGATGGCCTCGCGGACGACAACGTAGCCGTACGTCTGCCAGAAGGCGAAGTCCTCCTCGGACAGCACCCGCAGGGGCTGGGACTTCTCGATGTGGCGCAGTGGGGTGGGGGCGAGGTACGTCTCGCCGTCGGCGCTGAAGTAGGGGCGGGCCGAGGCCGCTCGGTGGAGGTGGGGGTGGGGCGTCTGCATGCGGTTCCTCTGGACAACGTGTGCAGGTGAGATCCGGGAAGACGGCAGGATCGAGCGGGCCGCCCGCGCGGGCGGCGGGCGGCCGGTGGAGCGGGTGGCTCAGCCCGCGACGACGGCCTCCGCCGCCGCCACACCGCAGACCCGGGCGGCACCGTAGGTGGCGATGTGCAGGGCGCCGCGCGGGGCGGCCTGCGGCAGGCCCATCTCCACGACGACGGTGTCGGGGCGGGCGGCGAGCAGGGTGTCGAGGGCCGAGGCCATCCAGTCGTGCCGGTGTTCGTCGCGGACCACGGCGACGATCCGGCGGCCGTCGGCCGCGGCCAGCGCCTCCGCGCCGACACCCTCACCGGTGAAGGAGCCGGAGGCGGTGCCGGGCAGCAGCCGCTGCAGCTCGGCGGCCACGCCCCACGGGGTCTGGTCGCCGACGGCGATGTTGCGGGCCGGCTCGAACTGGGCGACGTACACCGGTGCGGTGACCGGTGCGGCGGCGCCCGCGCGGGTCACTCTCAGCGCGCGGCGGGCCGCGACCAGGCCGATCTCGGGGTTCGGCTCGGTGTCCGCCGCGCCGCTGCGGGCCCCGGCGGTCCACGCGGCCAGGTCCCGGACCCGGGCGGCGGCGTCGGCGAGCCGTTCCTCGGGCAGCTCGCCGGAGCGTACGGCCGCCACGAGCGCGTCCCTGAGCCTCAGCACGGTGCCCTCGTCGCACAGTCCGCCGCCCACGCAGATGGCGTCGGCGCCGGCCGCGATCGCCAGGACCACGCCGTGCTCCAGGCCGTACGTGCCGGATATCGCGCGCATCTCCATGCCGTCGGTGACGATCAGGCCCTGGTAGCCGAGTTCACCGCGCAGCAGCTCGGTCAGAACGCGGCGGGAGAGGGTGCCGGGGCGGTCCGGGTCCAGGGCCGGCACGAGGATGTGGGCGCTCATGACGGCCCGGGTGCCGGCGGCGATCGCCGCGCGGAACGGGGGCAGTTCACGCTCGTACAGGGTGTCGGCGTCGACGTCGATGCGGGGCACGGCGTGGTGGGAGTCCACGTTGGTGTCGCCGTGGCCCGGGAAGTGCTTGGTGCAGGCGGCGACGCCGGTGGACTGCAGGCCCTCGACCCAGGCGGCGGTGTGCCGGGCGACCAGGTCGGTGCTCGCGCCGAAGGAGCGCACCCCGATGACGGGGTTGTCGGGGTTGGCGTTGACGTCGGCGGACGGCGCCCAGTCGAAGTTGACGCCGCAGGCGGCCAGGCGCCGGCCCAGCTCGCGGGAGACGGCCCGGGTGAGGTGTGGGTCGTCGACGGCGCCGAGGGCGTGGTTGCCGGGGAAGGCGGAGCCGGAGCGCACGTCGAGGCGGGTGACGTCGCCGCTCTCCTCGTCGATGGCGACCAGCAGATCGTCCCGTTCGGTCCGCAACTGGGCGGTGAGGGAGGTGACCTGGTCCTCGCTGACGACGTTGCGGCCGAACAGGGCGACGGAGGCGAGGCCCTCGCCGAGGCGGCGGCGCACCCAGTCCGGCGCGGTGGTGCCGTCGAACCCCGGCTGCAGCACCGCGAGGGCGTCCCGGGTGAGGGTGTCAGGGCCGGTGGCGAGTGTGGTCATCGGCGGGGTCATCCCTTCACGGCGCCGTCGGTCAGGCCGCTGACGGCCTTGCGTTGCAGGAAGATGAAGAGGATCAGGATGGGCAGCGCGAACAGGGACGAGGCGGCCATGGTGGCTCCCCAGTCGTCGCCGAAGGCGGTCTGGAACTGCGACAGCCACAGCGGCAGGGTCTGCTTCTCGATGTCCTTGTTGAGGATCAGGACGAGCGGGAACTCGTTCCAGGCGGTGATGAAGCCGAAGAGCGAGGTCGCCATCAGGCCGGGCGCGAGCAGTGGGAAGATGACCCGCACGAAGGCCTGCGTGCGGGTGCAGCCGTCGACCATCGCCGCCTCCTCCAGGTCCTTCGGTACGGCGGCCACGTAGCCGCGCAGCGTCAGGATGGTCAGCGGGAGCACCATCATCGTGTAGAAGACGGTGAGCGGGACCAGGCTGTCCAGCATGTCGTTGTCACGGACGATCATGTAGATGGCGATGATCATGACCTCCCAGGGGGCCATCTGCGCCAGCATGAACGTCACGATGAGCCCGCGCCGGCCCTTGAACCGCATCCGGGCGAGCGCGAACGCGGCGACCAGGGCGATGACGAGCGCGAACACCACCGACAGGACCGTGACGGTGACGGAGTTGGCGACCAGCGTCCAGAAGTGGTCGGCGTGGATCGCCTTCTCGAAGTGGCCGAGGGTGACGTTCGTCGGGAACCACACCGGGTCGTCGGAGATGATGTCGCCGGTCGGTTTGAACGCCGTCGCGAACATCCAGTAGACGGGGAACACGAAGCCGGCGAAGAGGACGACGGCGGTCGCGTTGGGCCAGATACGGCCGAAGAGCGAGCGCTTCACAGCTCGTCCTCCTCTTGCTTGAGCACCATGCGCAGGTAGTACGAGGTGATGACGAGCAACGCCAGGATGGTCAGGAACGAGATCGCCGCGCCGACCCCGAAGTGCTGGTTGCCGACGCCCTCGACGAAGGCGTAGATCGGCAGGGTCTCGGTGAGGCGGTCGGGTCCGCCCTGGTTGATCGCGAAGAGTTGCGTGAACGACTTGAAGACCCAGATGACCTCGAGGAAGGTCGTGGCGTACAGGAAGGGCCGCAGGAAGGGCAGGGTCACCGAGGTGAAGCTCTGCCAGGCGCCGGCGCCGTCCAGGGACGCGGCCTCGTACAGCTCCCTGGGGATCGTGGTGGTGGCGGCGTAGAGGTTGATCGCCACGAACGGGATCGACTGCCACACGATCAGCAGGATGACCACGGCGAACGTGGAGAACTGGCTGCCCAGCCAGTTGTGGCCGGCCATGGAGTGCCAGCCGAGCCTGTCCAGCGTCCAGTTGACGACGCCGAAGCGCTGGGCGAACAGCCACTGGTAGACGGTGGTGGCGGCGACGGGGGGCATCGCCCAGGCCAGGACGAGGCCCACCATGAGCAGCAGCCGCATCCGCTTGCCGAGCCGGACCAGCAGCAGGCCCATCAGGGTGCCGAGCCCCATGATGAGGACGACGTTGGCGGCGGTGAAGAAGACGGAGCGCTCGACGACGTGCCAGAACTCCGGCTCGCTCAGCACCTGCCGGTAGTTCTCGACGCCGTTCCACTCGGTGAGGTGCTGGATGAGCTGGCGCGGGTTGAGGTTCTGGAACGACAGCATGCCGTTCTTCACCAGCGGCCAGCCGAGCAGGACCACCGTGGCCAGCAGCGCGGGCAGCAGCAGGAGGTAGGGGGCGGCGGCACCGCGGCGGGACGGGGCCCGGGAGCCGCGGTCCTCAGCCCTCGGCGGCCTGGGTATCCGGGCCTTGCGGACAGCGGGCCCCCCGGCCGTGTCCGTGCCCTGGGTCTGCACTGACATGAGTTGCCATCTCTTCCGTGGCCGTACGAACTCCATGGCCGCGCGTGCGTACGGCACATGGAGCCGGGGGCGCCCGGTGCGGCGCCCCCGGCGGGATCATCAGTTCTGCTGGGCCAGGCGCTTGTCGATCTCGCCCTCGACGTCCTTGGCGGCCGCCGCGGGAGCCTTTCCGTTCAGCACCGCGGTCATGTAGGACTTGATCGGGTTCGGGGTGTTCTCCACCGCGGCCCACTCCGGGATCAGCGGGGTGGTGCCGCCGGCCGCGGCGGCGGGCGCGGCGGCCTCGGCGGCGCCGTTGCCCTTGAGGTTGCTCTGCAGGGACGTCTTGTTCGGGATGACGCCGTTGAGCTTGGCCAGTTCGCCCTCGTACTGGTCGGACAGGGCGATCTTCAGGAACTCCTTGGCGAGGGACTGCTTCTTGCTGTTCTGGGCGACGGCGAGGTTGGAGCCGCCGAGGAAGACGCCCTCGGGCTTGTCGGCGGTGGCGCCGGGGATGGTGAAGTAGCCGAGGTCCTTCTCGATGGCCTTGTTGGCCTGGATGGCGGTGCCGGCCTCCCAGCCCATGCCGATGAACGCGCCGGTCTTGCCCTTGGCGAAGACCGTGGCCTGCTGCGGGGTGGCCTCGTCCTTGTCCTTGGGGGCCTTGGAGTAGGAGGCGTACTTCTTGTAGATCTCCATCGCCGCGGTGACCTTCGGGTCGGCGAGGTTGGAGACGTACTTGCCGCCCTGCTTCTTCACCAGGTCGGCGCCCTGGCCGATGGTCAGGCCGTCGAAGAAGTACCAGTTCTGGCCGGGCAGGTAGAGCGGCTCGGCGTCGGTCTTCTTGCCGATGGTGTCCAGGTCCTTGAAGAACTCGTCGCGGGTCTTCGGGGTGGACGTGATGCCGGCCTTCGCCCAGATCGCCTTGTTGTAGACGACGACGCGGTTGGCGAAGTACCAGGGGGCGGCGTACTGCTTGCCCTCGTACACGGAGGACTGGGAGACCGACGGCGTCCAGTCGGCGCCGATCTCCTTCTTCAGGTCGGAGAGGTCGGCGAGGCCGCCGGTGGCCGCGTAGGCCGGGGTCTGGGTGTTGCCGACCTCCAGGACGTCCGGCGGGTTGTCCTCGGAGAGGGCGGTGGTGATCTTCTGCTGGATCCCGTCCCACTTCTGGATCTCGAACTTCAGCTTCGCGCCGGTCTTCTTCTCGAACGCGGCCTGGACGTCCTTGCTCCACTGCGGCGGCGCGGACCCGTCCATGGTCCAGACGGTGAGCGTCTGGCCCTTCCAGGTGTCCGGCCCCGCGTTCTTGCCGCTGTCGTCGCCCTTGCTTCCGCCACACGCCGCAACGGAGACCATCATGCCCGCGATCACGATCGCGGCAGCGAGCTTGCGCTTCACGCCACCCTCCTCAGGGATGCCTCTAACCCCCCACGCCCTCGGCGGTGACCTGCGTACGACGCTGTTGCACGTAGGGCTCGGGACCTGGCCACTAATGGTGTAGACCAGTACGGTGGAGCTTGGCCTAGACCTTTCGAGGTGTCAAGGGTGGTCCGGGAAGCCGATTCCGGCCGTTACGAGAACGTCACCGGAGCGCGTCCGTCCGCATCCGCCCCTTTCGCCCGGCCGTTGGATCGGACCAGAACTGAGCGATCGCGTTGGACTAGACCATAGGGCAGTTGGTCGCTATAACGGGAGACCGTCGACACAGCCGGGAAGGCAGGCATGACCACCGACGTCAGCAGCGCCCAGCCGCAGTCAGGGGCGTACGGCCGCACCGCGCGCGTGCCGAAGTACTACCGGATCAAACAGCGACTGCTCGCCATGGCGGAGGAGTTGCAACCCGGCTCGGCGATGCCGGCCGAGCGGCTGCTCGCCGTCCGGTTCGACACCTCGCGGACCACCATCCGGCAGGCGCTCACGGAACTCGTGGGCGAGGGCCGCCTGGACCGGGTCCAGGGCAAGGGCACCTTCGTCTCCCAGCCCAAGCTGTACCGCACGCTCCAGCTGACCTCGCACACCGAGGACATGCGCGCGCAGGGCCTCACGCCCGCCTCGCAGGTGCTGGACATCGGGGAGATCCCGGCCGACCAGCGGCTGGCGGAGCTGCTCGGCACCGGCGCCGGCGAGCCCGTCCTGCGCATCGAGCGGCTGCGGCTGGCCAGCGGCGACCCGATGGCGATCGAGACGACCCACCTGTCCGCGCGGCGCTTCCCCGGCCTGCGCCGCTCGCTGGCGACCCGGCCCTCGCTGTACACGGCGCTCGCCGAGGTGTACGGCGTCCATCTCGCCGAGGCCGACGAGACCATCGAGACCTCGCTGTCCACCCCGCGCGAGGCACACCTGCTCGCCACCGACGTGGGGCTGCCGATGCTGCTGCTGTCCCGGCACTCGCGGGACGCGGAGGGCCGGCCGGTGGAGTGGGTGCGCTCGGTGTACCGGGGTTCCCGCTACAAGTTCGTGGCGGCGTTGCGCCGTCCGGCGGGGGGAGCGGTGGCACGGCGGGCGGGCGGTTCCCGGTGACGTGAGGGTGCCGCAGCCGTTCCGCCGGCGCCGGATGCGCGAGGCCGGCGGCGCTCGCGGTGCCGCTGCTCGGCCGGGCCGCCCGGCCGGGGAGGAGGTGCCGCACCTGTCCGGCGCCGCCGGTGCGGGTGTCACTTGAGCGTGACGTCCTGCTCCTTGAGGGCGTGGAAGGCCGGCAGCAACAGCACCAGGCCGCCGTCGCGCAGTTCCGTGACCGTCGCCTGCACATGGGCCTTGCCGGCCTTCAGGGTCTTCGGCGAGACCTTGCCGCTGTTCTCCCAGTGGTGCTCGGCGCCGTCGCACTGGGCGGGGCTGCCGCCGATGCCGTACACGGTGGTGCGGTCACCCTGGCTGATCGAGGAGCTGACGAAGGCGACACCGCTGGCATCGGTGCAGCGGTAGGTGCCGCTGAGCGTGATCGTGCCGTCCTTGGCGATGTGGCCGGTCGGATCGACCGTGACGGTCTCGGACGAGTCGGCGGCGGCTGCCGGGGCGACGGCGGCGCACAGCAGTGCGGCTGTGCCGAGGGCCGCGGCGAGGGCGGGGCGTACGGGCACGGGTACCTCCGGGTCCACGGAATGGGAGGTTCCACTGGTACCGGTCGGCCGGGCCGTCGGGCGTGACCGTCACTCCAACGGTGGCGCGTCATCGAACCGTCCGGGAGTTGTCCGGGTGTTGTCACGCTTCACGGCGCGCGGTTCCGGGGCGTTCACGACGGGAGCATGGTCTTCGTATGACGGCCGGCGGCCGCACCCGCCGGCCCCACACATCCCGATGTGGAGGTGCGCCATGTGCTCCGACCAGTCCTCGTGCCCCGCGTCCGGTCCCGCCCCGCGGCACCCGGTGGCCGCCCACCCCGAGCAGGGCTGGACCCTGCTGTGCGACGGCTCGATCGTGTTCGACGACAGCGGCGAACTCCGCCCCGACGGCAGCGTGGTCCCGCCGCGCCGGGTCCCGGCGGAACGGCTCGCCACGGCCGCCTGACCCCGGCCGCCCAGGACCTAGGACAGCACGGCGAACCCGTCCAGTTCCACCAGCGCCCGCTCGTCCCACAGCCGTACGACCTGGACGACGGCCATCGCCGGGTAGTCCCGGCCCGCCAGGTCCCGCCAGACGCGGCCGAGCCGGCCGGCGTGGGCGCGGTACGCGGCGACGTCCGTGGCGTAGACGGTGACCCGGGCGAGGTCGGCGGGGGTGCCGCCGGCCGCGCGCAGGGCGGCGAGGAGGTTGCCGAGGGCCCGCTCGAACTGCTCGGGGAGCGTGTCGCCGGTGACCTTGCCGTCGGCGTCGAGGGCGGTCTGGCCGGCGAGGAACACCACGCGCGAGCCGGAGGCGACGACGGCGTGCGAGAACCCCGTGGGCGGGGACAGCTCGGGCGGGTTGACGCGTTCGGTCGTCACCGGGACGCCTCCTCGGTCTCCGGGGCCGGCCCTGCGGTCTCCTTGTACAACTCCTTGGCGATGATGCCCCGTTGGACCTCGCTGGCGCCCTCGTAGATGCGCGGGGCGCGCACCTCGCGGTAGAGGTGTTCGAGGAGGTGGCCGCGGCGCAGGGCACGGGCGCCGTGCAGCTGGACGGCGGTGTCGACGACGTACTGCGCGGTCTCGGTGGCGAGCAGCTTGGCCATCGCGGCGCGCTTCGGCACGTCCGGCGCGCCCTCGTCGTACGCCGTCGCAGCCGCGTGGACCATCAGCCGGGCCGCCTCGGTGCGCAGGGCCATCTCGGCGACCTGGTGGGCGACGGTCTGCAGGTCCATCAGCCGGCCGCCGAAGGCCTCGCGGCGGCGGGTGTGTTCGAGGGTGGCGTCGAGCGCGGCCTGGGCCATGCCGACCGCGAAGGCGCCGACGCTGGGGCGGAAGAGATTGAGGGTGCCCATGGCGACGGCGAAGCCGCGGTCGGGTTCGCCGAGCACGTCGTGCGCGGTGACCGGCACGGCGTCGAAGTCCAGGGCGCCGATGGGGTGCGGCGAGAGCATGTCCAGGGCGGTGCCGGTGAGTCCGGGCCGGTCGGCGGGGACGAGGAAGGCGGTCACGCCGCGGGCTGCGGCGCCGGGTGTGGTGCGGGCGAAGACGGTGTAGAAGTCGGCCTCGGGGGCGTTGGAGATCCAGCGCTTGGCACCGGTGAGCCGCCAGCGGCCGGCGCCGTCGGGCTCGGCGGCGAGGGACAGCGCGGCCGCGTCCGAACCGGCCCCCGGCTCGCTGAGCGCGAAGGCGGCGACCGCGCTGCCGTCGGCGACCCCGGGCAGCCAGCGTTCGCGCTGGGCGGGGCTGCCATGGGCGTGCACCGGGTGGGCGCCCAGGCCCTGCAGGGCGAGCGCGGTCTCGGCCTCGGTGCAGGCCTGGGCGAGGGACTCCCGCATCAGGCACAGGTCGAGCGCGCCGGAACCGAACAGCCGGGCCAGCAGCCCGAGTTGACCGAGCTCGGCGAGCAGCGGCCGGTTGACGTGGCCCGGCTCGCCCTTGTCGGCGAGCGGGCGCAGCCGTTCGGCGGCCATCGTGCGCAGCTCGGCACACCAGGCGGTCTGCCGCGGTTCGAGCGAGAATGCGGGCACTGCCGGTCCTCCCTCCGGTCCGGGCCACCCTGACCCTTCCCGTTCGCCGTCCGGTACGGGGCCCTCACGACCCCGCCCCCCCTGCCACCCGGACTCCCTTCCGACCTTATCGCGCAAGGTTGACTGCCGTCACCAACACGATACGCTCAAGGCGCGAGCCCACCAGGACGCCGGTGCCCACCACGACGCCCGTCTCGACGTTTGTCACGGCAAGGGGGCGAACCGCCATGCATCACTCGGCCCATGTCGACACCTTCGCGCGCGACCATCTGCCGCCGCCGGACGAGTGGCCCGAGCTGCGGTTCGACCTGCCGGAGCTGCGCTACCCCGAACGGCTGAACTGCGCCGCCGAACTCCTCGACCACGCCGGGCCGGACCGCCCGGTCTTCCACACCCCTGACGGGCCCACCTGGACGTACGGCGAGCTGCGCGCACGGGTCGACCGGATCGCGCACGTCCTCACCGGCGACCTCGGCGTGGTGCCGGGCAACCGGGTGCTGCTGCGCGGCCCCACCACCCCCTGGCTCGCCGCCTGCTGGCTGGCCGTGCTGAAGGCGGGCGCGATAGCCGTCACCGTGCTGGACCGGCAGCGCCCGCACGAGCTGGCCACCATGTGCGACATCGCCCTGGTGCGGCACGCGCTGTGCGACATCCGGTCGGTGGAGGACCTGGCGAAGGCCGACATACCGGGGTTGCGGATCACGACGTACGGCGGTGACGGCCCCGACGACCTCCTGCACCGCCCCGGGCCCGGCACGCCGTACCCGGCGGTCGACACCGCGGCCGACGACGTGGCCCTGATCGCGTTCACCTCGGGCACCACGGGTCGCCCGAAGGGGTGCATGCACTTCCACCGGGACGTGCTGGCGATCGCGGACACCTTCTCGCGGCATGTGCTGCGCCCGCGCGCGGACGACGTCTTCACCGGCAGTCCCCCGCTCGGCTTCACCTTCGGCCTGGGCGGTCTGGTGGTGTTCCCGATGCGGGCCGGTGCCAGCTCCCTGCTCCTGGAACAGGCGGGCCCCCGGCAGTTGCTCCCCGCGATCGCCGAGCACCGCGTCTCGGTCCTGTTCACCGCCCCGACCGCGTACCGCGCCATGCTGGAGGAGCTCGACCGGCACGACCTCTCGTCGCTGCGGCGCTGTGTGTCGGCCGGCGAGAACCTGCCCGCGGCCACCTGGCGGGCCTGGCACGAGCGCACCGGACTGCGTCTCATCAACGGCATCGGCGCGACCGAGCTGCTGCACATCTTCGTCTCCGCGGCCGACG includes:
- a CDS encoding glycoside hydrolase family 3 protein translates to MTTLATGPDTLTRDALAVLQPGFDGTTAPDWVRRRLGEGLASVALFGRNVVSEDQVTSLTAQLRTERDDLLVAIDEESGDVTRLDVRSGSAFPGNHALGAVDDPHLTRAVSRELGRRLAACGVNFDWAPSADVNANPDNPVIGVRSFGASTDLVARHTAAWVEGLQSTGVAACTKHFPGHGDTNVDSHHAVPRIDVDADTLYERELPPFRAAIAAGTRAVMSAHILVPALDPDRPGTLSRRVLTELLRGELGYQGLIVTDGMEMRAISGTYGLEHGVVLAIAAGADAICVGGGLCDEGTVLRLRDALVAAVRSGELPEERLADAAARVRDLAAWTAGARSGAADTEPNPEIGLVAARRALRVTRAGAAAPVTAPVYVAQFEPARNIAVGDQTPWGVAAELQRLLPGTASGSFTGEGVGAEALAAADGRRIVAVVRDEHRHDWMASALDTLLAARPDTVVVEMGLPQAAPRGALHIATYGAARVCGVAAAEAVVAG
- a CDS encoding carbohydrate ABC transporter permease, yielding MKRSLFGRIWPNATAVVLFAGFVFPVYWMFATAFKPTGDIISDDPVWFPTNVTLGHFEKAIHADHFWTLVANSVTVTVLSVVFALVIALVAAFALARMRFKGRRGLIVTFMLAQMAPWEVMIIAIYMIVRDNDMLDSLVPLTVFYTMMVLPLTILTLRGYVAAVPKDLEEAAMVDGCTRTQAFVRVIFPLLAPGLMATSLFGFITAWNEFPLVLILNKDIEKQTLPLWLSQFQTAFGDDWGATMAASSLFALPILILFIFLQRKAVSGLTDGAVKG
- a CDS encoding carbohydrate ABC transporter permease; protein product: MSVQTQGTDTAGGPAVRKARIPRPPRAEDRGSRAPSRRGAAAPYLLLLPALLATVVLLGWPLVKNGMLSFQNLNPRQLIQHLTEWNGVENYRQVLSEPEFWHVVERSVFFTAANVVLIMGLGTLMGLLLVRLGKRMRLLLMVGLVLAWAMPPVAATTVYQWLFAQRFGVVNWTLDRLGWHSMAGHNWLGSQFSTFAVVILLIVWQSIPFVAINLYAATTTIPRELYEAASLDGAGAWQSFTSVTLPFLRPFLYATTFLEVIWVFKSFTQLFAINQGGPDRLTETLPIYAFVEGVGNQHFGVGAAISFLTILALLVITSYYLRMVLKQEEDEL
- a CDS encoding extracellular solute-binding protein, translating into MKRKLAAAIVIAGMMVSVAACGGSKGDDSGKNAGPDTWKGQTLTVWTMDGSAPPQWSKDVQAAFEKKTGAKLKFEIQKWDGIQQKITTALSEDNPPDVLEVGNTQTPAYAATGGLADLSDLKKEIGADWTPSVSQSSVYEGKQYAAPWYFANRVVVYNKAIWAKAGITSTPKTRDEFFKDLDTIGKKTDAEPLYLPGQNWYFFDGLTIGQGADLVKKQGGKYVSNLADPKVTAAMEIYKKYASYSKAPKDKDEATPQQATVFAKGKTGAFIGMGWEAGTAIQANKAIEKDLGYFTIPGATADKPEGVFLGGSNLAVAQNSKKQSLAKEFLKIALSDQYEGELAKLNGVIPNKTSLQSNLKGNGAAEAAAPAAAAGGTTPLIPEWAAVENTPNPIKSYMTAVLNGKAPAAAAKDVEGEIDKRLAQQN
- a CDS encoding GntR family transcriptional regulator, coding for MTTDVSSAQPQSGAYGRTARVPKYYRIKQRLLAMAEELQPGSAMPAERLLAVRFDTSRTTIRQALTELVGEGRLDRVQGKGTFVSQPKLYRTLQLTSHTEDMRAQGLTPASQVLDIGEIPADQRLAELLGTGAGEPVLRIERLRLASGDPMAIETTHLSARRFPGLRRSLATRPSLYTALAEVYGVHLAEADETIETSLSTPREAHLLATDVGLPMLLLSRHSRDAEGRPVEWVRSVYRGSRYKFVAALRRPAGGAVARRAGGSR
- a CDS encoding DUF6299 family protein — its product is MPVRPALAAALGTAALLCAAVAPAAAADSSETVTVDPTGHIAKDGTITLSGTYRCTDASGVAFVSSSISQGDRTTVYGIGGSPAQCDGAEHHWENSGKVSPKTLKAGKAHVQATVTELRDGGLVLLLPAFHALKEQDVTLK
- a CDS encoding DUF5999 family protein is translated as MCSDQSSCPASGPAPRHPVAAHPEQGWTLLCDGSIVFDDSGELRPDGSVVPPRRVPAERLATAA
- a CDS encoding RidA family protein; the encoded protein is MTTERVNPPELSPPTGFSHAVVASGSRVVFLAGQTALDADGKVTGDTLPEQFERALGNLLAALRAAGGTPADLARVTVYATDVAAYRAHAGRLGRVWRDLAGRDYPAMAVVQVVRLWDERALVELDGFAVLS
- a CDS encoding acyl-CoA dehydrogenase family protein, which encodes MPAFSLEPRQTAWCAELRTMAAERLRPLADKGEPGHVNRPLLAELGQLGLLARLFGSGALDLCLMRESLAQACTEAETALALQGLGAHPVHAHGSPAQRERWLPGVADGSAVAAFALSEPGAGSDAAALSLAAEPDGAGRWRLTGAKRWISNAPEADFYTVFARTTPGAAARGVTAFLVPADRPGLTGTALDMLSPHPIGALDFDAVPVTAHDVLGEPDRGFAVAMGTLNLFRPSVGAFAVGMAQAALDATLEHTRRREAFGGRLMDLQTVAHQVAEMALRTEAARLMVHAAATAYDEGAPDVPKRAAMAKLLATETAQYVVDTAVQLHGARALRRGHLLEHLYREVRAPRIYEGASEVQRGIIAKELYKETAGPAPETEEASR
- a CDS encoding AMP-binding protein encodes the protein MHHSAHVDTFARDHLPPPDEWPELRFDLPELRYPERLNCAAELLDHAGPDRPVFHTPDGPTWTYGELRARVDRIAHVLTGDLGVVPGNRVLLRGPTTPWLAACWLAVLKAGAIAVTVLDRQRPHELATMCDIALVRHALCDIRSVEDLAKADIPGLRITTYGGDGPDDLLHRPGPGTPYPAVDTAADDVALIAFTSGTTGRPKGCMHFHRDVLAIADTFSRHVLRPRADDVFTGSPPLGFTFGLGGLVVFPMRAGASSLLLEQAGPRQLLPAIAEHRVSVLFTAPTAYRAMLEELDRHDLSSLRRCVSAGENLPAATWRAWHERTGLRLINGIGATELLHIFVSAADERIRPGTTGVPVPGWQARVQDTHGTPVPDGEPGLLAVRGPVGCRYLADPRQREYVRGGWNITGDTYVRESDGYLRYVARADDMIISAGYNIAGPEVEDALLRHPDVVESAVVGRPDEARGQVVVAYTVLRAGARRDPEALRTFLKSELAPYKCPREFVFLDALPRTATGKLQRFRLRTEGDRQ